Proteins co-encoded in one Candidatus Stoquefichus sp. SB1 genomic window:
- a CDS encoding PTS lactose/cellobiose transporter subunit IIA encodes MDEQEQVVINLIVNSGSARSSAIEAIQYAKAGDLDKAEESLQNAKETVNEAHHAQTELIQAEIRGEKAPLNLLMVHAQDHLMTALVVIDLAQEFVDLYKKVG; translated from the coding sequence ATGGATGAACAAGAACAAGTTGTAATTAACCTTATCGTAAACAGCGGTAGCGCTCGTAGTTCTGCAATTGAAGCTATTCAATATGCAAAAGCTGGAGACTTAGATAAGGCTGAAGAATCTTTACAAAATGCTAAGGAAACTGTAAACGAAGCACATCATGCACAAACTGAATTAATTCAAGCAGAAATTAGAGGAGAAAAAGCTCCATTAAATTTATTAATGGTTCATGCTCAAGACCATTTAATGACTGCATTAGTTGTTATTGATTTGGCTCAAGAATTTGTAGATTTATACAAAAAAGTTGGTTAA